From the Perognathus longimembris pacificus isolate PPM17 chromosome 9, ASM2315922v1, whole genome shotgun sequence genome, one window contains:
- the LOC125357043 gene encoding cytochrome c oxidase subunit 7A2, mitochondrial, protein MLRNLLALRQVTQRTISTAPRRHWQNKVPEKQKLFQEDNGIPVHLKGGMADALLYRATMFLTVGGTAYAIYQLAVASFPKKQN, encoded by the exons ATGCTGCGGAATCTGCTG GCTCTTCGTCAAGTTACCCAGAGAACCATCAGCACTGCTCCACGCCGGCACTGGCAAAACAAagttccagaaaaacaaaagctgtTTCAG GAGGATAATGGAATTCCAGTGCATCTGAAGGGCGGGATGGCCGACGCCCTCCTGTACAGAGCCACCATGTTCCTCACAGTTGGCG GAACAGCGTACGCCATCTATCAGCTGGCTGTGGCTTCCTTTCCCAAGAAGCAGAACTGA